One window of the Arthrobacter sp. FW305-BF8 genome contains the following:
- a CDS encoding helix-turn-helix domain-containing protein, producing the protein MPREPKNLPGPLAKEVIEAVRRHMSRQGVSGLELAKRIGISQNYIAKRLRHEASFTFNDVENIATALRIPSGHLVPGVGNGNGGPPAVTLLR; encoded by the coding sequence ATGCCGAGGGAACCAAAGAATCTGCCGGGGCCTTTGGCCAAGGAAGTCATCGAAGCGGTACGTCGGCACATGAGCCGGCAGGGGGTGTCCGGTCTGGAGCTGGCCAAGAGGATCGGCATCTCGCAGAACTACATCGCCAAGAGGCTCCGCCACGAGGCATCGTTCACCTTCAACGACGTCGAAAACATCGCCACCGCCCTCCGGATCCCGAGCGGACACCTGGTTCCGGGGGTGGGTAACGGCAACGGCGGACCCCCGGCGGTGACCCTGCTGCGGTAG
- a CDS encoding N-acetyltransferase: MPFGRIGRTWWRLRHQRHIILHRGSRSFVLTVPRSPVGNVFNGTLHPRPQLHGTRDGTFGVGETSAYLDFTIIRDRIGKFQGIGVPDEYHRQGWATDMVRALMDHYREVHFYNSALNEMSGPLFMKLRAEMPGRIAPIRVYEDGGYEVDTSWRPGQPA, encoded by the coding sequence GTGCCCTTTGGTCGAATCGGCCGCACGTGGTGGCGACTGCGCCACCAGCGGCACATCATCCTGCACCGGGGCAGCAGATCATTCGTGCTCACCGTGCCCCGGTCCCCGGTCGGAAACGTGTTCAACGGGACGCTGCACCCGCGCCCGCAGCTGCACGGGACTCGTGACGGTACATTCGGCGTCGGAGAGACCAGCGCCTATCTCGACTTCACGATCATCAGGGACCGGATCGGCAAGTTTCAGGGCATCGGAGTCCCGGACGAGTACCACCGGCAGGGATGGGCTACCGATATGGTCCGGGCACTAATGGACCATTACAGGGAAGTCCACTTCTACAACAGCGCACTCAACGAGATGTCAGGCCCGCTGTTCATGAAGCTACGCGCCGAAATGCCCGGCCGGATTGCGCCTATCCGGGTATACGAGGACGGCGGCTACGAAGTAGATACATCATGGCGGCCCGGGCAACCCGCCTAA